One Skermanella pratensis genomic window, GTATCCTGCGGCAGAAAAAGGTTTTGAGGAACAAGGCATGACCGAGGCAGCGAACGTCATCACCCGCCCGGCCGGTCCGGCGGTCAAGGACCTCTACGACGTGGGCGAGATCCCGCCGCTGGGCCATGTGCCGGCGAAGATGCACGCCTGGGCGATCCGTCGGGAGCGTCACGGCGAGCCCGAGAAGGCCATGCAGCTCGAAGTCGTCGCGACTCCGGAGATCGGACAGGACGAGGTCCTAGTCATGGTCATGGCGGCCGGCGTCAACTACAACGGCATCTGGGCCGGCCTGGGCAAGCCCATCTCGCCGTTCGACGTGCACAAGGCCGAGTACCACATCGCCGGTTCCGACGCGTCGGGGATCGTCTGGGCCGTCGGCAGCAAGGTCAAGCGGTTCAAGATCGGCGACGAGGTCGTGGTCCACTGCAACCAGGACGATGGCGACGACGAGGAGTGCAACGGCGGCGACCCGATGTTCTCGACCTCCCAGCGGATCTGGGGCTACGAGACTCCGGACGGCTCCTTCGCCCAGTTCTGCCGCGTGCAGGCCCGCCAGCTGATGGCCCGGCCGAAGCACCTGACCTGGGAAGAGAGCGCCTGCTACACGCTGACCCTGGCGACCGCCTACCGCATGCTGTTCGGCCACCGCCCGCACATCCTGCGGCCGGGCCACAACGTGCTGGTCTGGGGCGCCTCGGGCGGCCTCGGCTCCATGGCGATCCAGCTGATCGCCACGGCCGGCGCCAACGCGATCGGCGTGATCTCGGACGAGACCAAGCGCGACTTCGTGCTGTCGCTCGGTGCCAAGGGCGTGCTGAACCGCAAGGACTTCGACTGCTGGGGCCAGCTTCCGGACGTGGACGACAGCGCCGCCTATGCCGAGTACATGAAGCGGGTGCGCCCCTTCGGCAAGGCGATCTGGGACATCACCGGCAAGGGCAACGACGTCGACTTCGTGTTCGAGCATCCGGGCGAGCAGACCTTCCCGGTCTCCTGCTTCGTGGTCAAGCGCGGCGGAATGGTCGTGTTCTGCGCCGGCACGTCGGGCTTCAACCTGACCTTCGACGCCCGCTTCGTGTGGATGCGCCAGAAGCGCATCCAGGGCAGCCACTTCGCCAACCTGCTGCAGGCCAGCCAGGCCAACCAACTGGTGATCGAGCGGCGCCTGGACCCCTGCATGTCGGAAGTCTTCTCGTGGGAGGACATCCCCCGCGCCCACACCAAGATGCTCCGCAACGAGCACAAGCCGGGCAACATGGCCGTGCTGGTGAACGCGCGGACGCCGGGCCTGCGGACCCTGGAGGACGTGTCGGAGGCGTAGGGGCGCCCAGGCCTCTGTTCCGAAGCCGCCGGGGACGACCTCCCCGGCGGCTTGAGTTCAGAGAGGCACCTCGTTCGCCTTCGCCACGTCGCCGTACCAGTAGTAGCTGGCCTTCGGGCGGCGTTCCATCGTCTCCCGGTCGACCTGTACCAGGCCGAAATGCTGGGTGTAGCCGTAACCCCATTCGAAGTTGTCGAGCAGGGTCCAGACGAAATATCCCCGCAGGTCCGCGCCGTCCCGGATCGCGCGGTGGCAGGCCAGCAGGTGGTCGCGGATGAAGAAGATCCGGGCGCCGTCCTCGGCCTTGCCGCTCGGCCCGACCCAGTCGCCATAGGACGCGCCGTTCTCCGTCACATAGACCGGCGGGTTGCCGTAGCGGTCGCGGAACTCTATCAGCTGCTCGTAGAGGCCGTCCGGCTCGATCGGCCAGCCCATGTCGGTGTGCTTCGTCCCTTCCGGCGACGGGCCGAAATTGGTGCCGAACAAGCCGCCGGGATCGACCACCTGATGCATTCGACTATAGTAGTTGAGTCCCAGGAAATCGACCGGCTGGCGGATCGTCTCCATGTCGCCCGGCTTGATCAGCGGCTTGAAGTCGGCGATCAGGCTGTCGGGGTACTCGCCCTTGAACAGCGGGTCGAGGCAGGCGCGGTTCCAGACCGCGTCCCACTGCGCCGCCGCATGGCGGTTGGAGTCGGAGCCGGCAGCCGGCTTGACCGGCTGGACGCTGAGCACGGTGCCGAGTTGCCAGTCCTTGCCGCCGGCGGCGCGCAGGACGGCAAGCGCCCTGCCCTGCGCGAGGTTCTGGTGGTGGATCGCGGCGCAATAGCTGGCGCGTCCCCGCAGGTCGGGAGCGTGGCCGCCGAGGCCGTGGCCGAAGATCGCGACCACCGAAGGCTCGTTCAGCATGACCCAATGCTTGGCCCGGTCGCCGATCCGGCCGGCGACGATCAGGGCATAGTCGGCGAACCAGGACGCTATGTCGCGGTTGCCCCAGCCGCCCCGGTCCTGGAGCGCCTGGGGGAGGTCCCAGTGATAGAGGCACGGCCAAGGCTCGATCCCGCGCCGGAGCAGCGCGTCG contains:
- the ccrA gene encoding crotonyl-CoA carboxylase/reductase; this translates as MTEAANVITRPAGPAVKDLYDVGEIPPLGHVPAKMHAWAIRRERHGEPEKAMQLEVVATPEIGQDEVLVMVMAAGVNYNGIWAGLGKPISPFDVHKAEYHIAGSDASGIVWAVGSKVKRFKIGDEVVVHCNQDDGDDEECNGGDPMFSTSQRIWGYETPDGSFAQFCRVQARQLMARPKHLTWEESACYTLTLATAYRMLFGHRPHILRPGHNVLVWGASGGLGSMAIQLIATAGANAIGVISDETKRDFVLSLGAKGVLNRKDFDCWGQLPDVDDSAAYAEYMKRVRPFGKAIWDITGKGNDVDFVFEHPGEQTFPVSCFVVKRGGMVVFCAGTSGFNLTFDARFVWMRQKRIQGSHFANLLQASQANQLVIERRLDPCMSEVFSWEDIPRAHTKMLRNEHKPGNMAVLVNARTPGLRTLEDVSEA
- a CDS encoding GH1 family beta-glucosidase; translated protein: MFAKEGAGVTLGRREFLGVAAGAALAGADIVSGSVPAAARQAVRFPDGFVWGTSTSSYQIEGAADADGRGPSVWDTFSRTPGKVINSDTGDVAADHYNRYLEDVALMADAGLKAYRFSVAWPRIQPTGTGPANAKGLDFYDRLTDALLRRGIEPWPCLYHWDLPQALQDRGGWGNRDIASWFADYALIVAGRIGDRAKHWVMLNEPSVVAIFGHGLGGHAPDLRGRASYCAAIHHQNLAQGRALAVLRAAGGKDWQLGTVLSVQPVKPAAGSDSNRHAAAQWDAVWNRACLDPLFKGEYPDSLIADFKPLIKPGDMETIRQPVDFLGLNYYSRMHQVVDPGGLFGTNFGPSPEGTKHTDMGWPIEPDGLYEQLIEFRDRYGNPPVYVTENGASYGDWVGPSGKAEDGARIFFIRDHLLACHRAIRDGADLRGYFVWTLLDNFEWGYGYTQHFGLVQVDRETMERRPKASYYWYGDVAKANEVPL